The Aspergillus flavus chromosome 2, complete sequence region TAGGACTCACTTTTtggataaaaataaagaagaaaaagaaaaagaaaaaaaaaattgaattAAAGGCAAtaaaagacgaagaagacagaTCCGACGAGGGATAATCCCAAAGAGCGTTCGCACCCGACAAAGGTACGATAGTCCCTTAGGTACTGAATAGTGTACACACCATGATGTATAATAGCACTGTTTATAGGCATACATCTGCATTCCTATCACGCTGGCGCCAAACAACAATGTCCAAGTCTTTCTGCATCCTCGGAAGGAATCGACTGGCCAATTTTTGTCCCAACAAGGTCAGGAATAATACCTGTGGAGCAGGGAAAACAGAAGAGCCTAGACTGGAGTGTTAGAGGCGCCATCAAGACAGAGGTCCCCTGCAAGGCCGCTTAAGATAGTATGCTTCGCTGCAGGCCTTGCAGTTCCGGTGCATAGAGCTTGTCGCACATTGTAAGCCAGACCAGTTTCTACCACTAAGCATTCAGGATGAGCAACTAGGTAACACTACATCGAGTCTGTGCTTCGATCGGCTATAGGCTGGGCGATTCCTCTGTAAATTTCCTTCCCCACCGCCCATGGAGCTGTTGCAGGTGAGGCGACCATTCCCAGCAGCTGGGGGGCGGTGGTCTATGCTCTGTTTTCGTCGACCGTTCCATTAGTACAGGACACGGACACGATGGAGCGTGGAAAGGTCGATCATGAATTAAATCCTCCTAGTTGAACGTTCTACATATACCTTGATTGCGAAATggttaaaaagaaaataggaagaaagaaaaatggagaaaaagaaaaagcaaagtgAGTGACTGGAAACAAAAAGCTGAGgacggaaaaagaaaataaacaaataaattCAAAGAGTCAAAGATAAGAGACTAACAAATCGAATAAGTCAGAATAAAATcgaaaaagggaaaatggaacaaaaaaaggggcaaaaggaagaaacacGAAAACTGAACAGAAAGCAACCCTACTATCAATGAGGGTCCATTATCACGGGGTTGTTGATTAAGTTGACTGCGCAAGCGGCAATTTCTGGAGCTCTCATACTTTCCAGTGATGGCGCCTCGATATTGAGTCATGTATCGTAATTCAAGGTTGAATTGACGACCTACACTTGTCTTCGTATTGATTACTCACTAGATAAGATGGCCGATCAAGGCTTGATTAATCAAAGAGCAAGACACGTACGTCTGTTTAGTTAGGTAGCAATTATATACTGAGTCAcattaatagattatatccTGCTGCCAGTTGTCAGGACATGTTAGGTCGGTCGAAGATAGAAGGATGATTTCATGAGAATCGGTATCCACCTGACTGTTTTCATACGGTCTAGTTGGGGCAATCATACATACCGCCTAACAACACTGTTGCTGCAACCGCGACTATCGCTTGACCGCCTTCTAACACCCTGGTTTATCTTGCCAGCAACTTGCATTGTGATTGGCCACGCTTGATCCCTAACCACTCCTTCAACTGTACGACCCCGTAAGTAAGTTGTTCTAAAAGCAGTTTCGAGAGAAACTGGGAACTAAAAATACCCCTTACTGGCAACTAGTCACTCGACGACTGAATAACTGTTGAATTGTCTTTGGGAAAGAATGCCGTGGCACTTGTCAGCCTGACCGTGGGCTTTACTTTGCACTTGACCTGAGGGTGGATTGCTCATGAACCACCCGAGTCACCGGGTGTGCGTCACAGACCTCTTTGCTCCcgtgccgccgccgccgttgTTGCGGTGCCTCACATATCTCTTAGCGCATTACACGCCTTTTACCTTGTCTCTTCGTTTcatctctccttcctttcccccccccAGAAACATTACTGTAATTCCCTCTTCCCTCctccccatcatcttctttgaACCTCTCCAATCCAGTGTATTGGTGACTATGAATCCTTAAATTACCTTATTCTCCCACGACGTGAGGACGCCGTGCAACCCCCCGGATCTGCCTTGTCGTCAGTGCGGAGAAGCTCACAAGGTTGTCTAGACCGCATACTCTTTAAGTGTGCCAGCATCCTGTTGCTTGAGCACACAAAGTGCGATGAAATCAGCCTCCACTAATTTGATTTGGAACGTGCCTAATCTGTTCGGAATTTATTCCCCTAGCTTCTTTCCTAATCTTGAACCTCTGGCTGTGTAGTTCGTTAGTATGGCCGTCCGCATCGCATCAGTCACTCCCCCATTACCTTCTTGATCGAGACAATCGCCTTGTCATAGCTCTGAATTCGATCCCGGCTTAAGAAGGACTACTTTGACTATCCTGTTCCCACTTGCGTTGTATGTCGCAGGAGGATCATGCATCAACATCCTCGGTCGCCGGCGCCAACAGCGCCAACCTCTTCCGCCAGGCCGAACTCATCCCGTTCGAGAGAGCTGGATTATCGTCCTAATTCTCCTGCAGCCGATGTCAGGGTACATAACAGCAGAGGCTTGGGGATTGAGACGGAACCTGACTCGTCAGGGCAAACTGTTCAACCTGCGAAGGAGGCGATAGCGAAACTGAACCAAATAATATCGGTATGGGATCAACGTCCGGCTTGCAACCTCATGGCTCGGTGACGGACCGTTGCTGACTTGCTCCTGTTGTGTTGCAGAATTACCACACGAAAGCTGCTTTGATTATACTGCATTCGCGCATTGAGCTCCCACCTTCATTCAACAAGGGCTCTGACACTCCCAGAGTAAATCGTTGGGTACGTTTTATCCCTGTCGCCTGAGGACATACCTTACCCCAGATATAACCAAgacctttctttcatttttgaTGTTTCCAACACCTGGGCTAACCTAATACCTTTGCGTCTTAGTTTAACGTTGAGATCGAAGATACAGATGTGCTGCGAGAACAGCTGCGCACTTGGAGAACCTGTGATGCCACCGAGAATCGCCCGCCGCCTTTAATTATCGAAACATACCTCGATACAAAGGGCCTCACAAATAATCAAACCCTTGTGGCtttggatgagaatgggAAACGATGGGATGTGTTAGAAGCCCTTGCTGCATCTCAACAGGCCCATCCGGTCAGACCACCCTCGGCCAGCTCCGATGATGTCATCTTGGAGAGATGGAGAGTTGAGTTGGGGGATACGTCGAACGCGTTACCGGCTGATCTTGGATCTATTCTGCCTACTGTATACAAGAAAAGCATTGTCCTTTTCCGATCATTATTCACCTATTCTAAGTTCTTGCCCGCTTGGAAGTTCGCAAAGCGCAATGGAAGGCTTCGAGCAAACCCAGCTCTACGGATCAAGTACAGGATCATAATCGGCTCTCCGAATCAGGTGAGTTCGAAGCCAGACCACTTGACCATGCCTTTATACGAGAGTAGTAGCAAAGTGGTCGAAACCTACAGCTTTGGTGTCACCGATTCACCGGCCGGTCCATTCTCTGCCCAAGTGACATATCGAACCAGCTGCGATTTCCGCGTGGATGACTCCGAAGCCCTGTTAAGCTCTCGATTCATGGGAGCCGATGATGAAATCTTCCGTCCGTCGCTACCTACGCGAGTGGTGGATAGTAAAGTGCCTCCCCCTGAGATAGGCTCACTGCCCCAAGAGAGGAGAACAATTGAAGATCCAGACCCTGGCCGAGCATACGGTAGCCTTTCGACCTTTCACCAGGTTGGACCTACGACCAGCGCGAGTCCTATATCAGCTCTCCGAGCTAAAGGAGAGTTAGGCACTTCCTCTCCGTCCTCGCCTGGCTCGTCCTCTCGGAAAGCCTTGGCAGTTGCGAAGGCTAGTCCTGTGGGGCGCGCTGCTGTCCTTGCTAGTGAAGGCAGCCCAGGTGTCGTCAGACGCCCATCTATATCTTTCCAGCCATTCAAAGCCCCACCCTTGTCGGCATCACCGTCCCTTGTCGACCCTCCGCTCTCGTCCCCTCGCTCAGTATCCGGGCCTCGTCCCCATCCACCCATGGCGGCTTCTGCTCGCAAGTCTTTCCCGGCAGTGCAGGACAATAGCATTGCGTCTCCTAGTTCTGCGTCCCCCCGACCGTCATCCATTTCGAGGTATAGCAGTGCTTTCAGTCACCGTCGGGGCAGGCCTTCTTCTGGAGGAATCAACAAATTGGAAGACGATACTTCTAGTGGTAAAGCAAGTGCCACTTCGTCAGCTCAGCCTGGCTCTGGCTTGCTTGCTGAACCTACTGGAACGAGTGCCGATTCCATTCAcgcagatgatgagaatattTCAGAATTCCTAAAAATGCTAGACTTACGGAAAGATCTTCTCAATACGTCAGGCTCAGCTGCTCTTGATGCTACTGCGCGCAGGACCACAGTCACTTCGGCCGCTTTAACACGCTTCCAACGTATGCGGGATTCCAATGCTGCTCTTTCCGACTCgatgtcttcatctttgcTCTTGCAGCGCTCATCGAATTC contains the following coding sequences:
- a CDS encoding putative autophagy protein Atg13; the protein is MHQHPRSPAPTAPTSSARPNSSRSRELDYRPNSPAADVRVHNSRGLGIETEPDSSGQTVQPAKEAIAKLNQIISNYHTKAALIILHSRIELPPSFNKGSDTPRVNRWFNVEIEDTDVLREQLRTWRTCDATENRPPPLIIETYLDTKGLTNNQTLVALDENGKRWDVLEALAASQQAHPVRPPSASSDDVILERWRVELGDTSNALPADLGSILPTVYKKSIVLFRSLFTYSKFLPAWKFAKRNGRLRANPALRIKYRIIIGSPNQVSSKPDHLTMPLYESSSKVVETYSFGVTDSPAGPFSAQVTYRTSCDFRVDDSEALLSSRFMGADDEIFRPSLPTRVVDSKVPPPEIGSLPQERRTIEDPDPGRAYGSLSTFHQVGPTTSASPISALRAKGELGTSSPSSPGSSSRKALAVAKASPVGRAAVLASEGSPGVVRRPSISFQPFKAPPLSASPSLVDPPLSSPRSVSGPRPHPPMAASARKSFPAVQDNSIASPSSASPRPSSISRYSSAFSHRRGRPSSGGINKLEDDTSSGKASATSSAQPGSGLLAEPTGTSADSIHADDENISEFLKMLDLRKDLLNTSGSAALDATARRTTVTSAALTRFQRMRDSNAALSDSMSSSLLLQRSSNSSSKQLSGVPPMVAGTSISTASSPGKPISPHTPHTPAIPSRLSSNSIVDYTHSEGNGTELSQGHGSPLDENTSDGTTMEHGPSAVNAIDIPTSPRLFPPVYRRSSSAAHRPRTVAVDDDEIFPFNRSVSLGAEERSNLSLGALHRQHEYESSDTATHRAQREPRPMSSNEDAVVPPSSITRGQGSHKGVTPGPTVASSSSSHHHVYQPRFSHSRGRGSSGGHHSLSSGSSSLARGAAITPGLAERESERDGNGSGSNSVTSAMEDRRGVGRRPSAGRGGPPQSAQLEEDEPLLFAMSDFGASRRSFEEGKHVNHAHDPTGNIAGSRRGGSSRRGGGFHAWS